Proteins encoded by one window of Polyodon spathula isolate WHYD16114869_AA chromosome 16, ASM1765450v1, whole genome shotgun sequence:
- the LOC121328411 gene encoding MICOS complex subunit MIC10-like encodes MSEGELGRKWDRCLADCAVKLGAGLGLGIVFSVLFFKRRTWPIVLGSGMGLGMAYSNCQQDFQAPYLLHGKCVKEQ; translated from the exons ATGTCTGAAGGAGAGTTGGGCAGAAAGTGGGACCGCTGCCTCGCGGACTGCGCCGTGAAGCTCG GGGCTGGGCTGGGGCTCGGGATCGTGTTTTCAGTCTTGTTCTTCAAAC GTCGGACGTGGCCCATTGTCTTAGGTTCAGGGATGGGTCTGGGGATGGCGTACTCAAATTGTCAGCAAGACTTCCAGGCACCTTACCTGCTGCACGGCAAGTGTGTGAAG GAACAGTAG